One Brassica napus cultivar Da-Ae chromosome A5, Da-Ae, whole genome shotgun sequence DNA window includes the following coding sequences:
- the LOC125608851 gene encoding E3 ubiquitin ligase BIG BROTHER-related-like — protein MPMENDNDHAAKVVLTAEQASKVSDTAVRLPENRPTGVVSESGGGSDKGEEAVETAVDVDESGSNTVGELPPRSSSARVPFTNLSQIDADLALARTLQEQERAYMMLTMNSEVSDYGSWETGSYVYEEDEDEYETDDDPQGDAPNVNAHEDDQEDEGRNADEEEVGYSDDEAFARAIQEAEEREMADRLSALTGLANRVEDLEEDDHTSQDAWDEMDPDELSYEELLALGDIVGTESRGLSADTIASLPSKRYKDGDNQNGTNESCVICRLDYEDDDDLILLPCKHSYHSECINNWLKINKSCPVCSAEVSTSTAGQS, from the exons ATGCCTATGGAGAACGACAATGACCACGCTGCCAAGGTCGTCCTCACCGCCGAGCAAGCGAGCAAGGTTAGCGACACTGCCGTACGGTTGCCGGAGAATCGTCCGACCGGCGTCGTCTCAGAATCCGGAGGTGGAAGCGACAAAGGAGAGGAAGCGGTGGAGACGGCGGTGGATGTGGATGAGAGCGGATCGAATACGGTGGGAGAGCTACCTCCCCGATCTTCCTCAGCGAGAGTTCCGTTCACTAATCTGAGCCAGATTGATGCGGATCTTGCTCTCGCTCGCACTCTCCAAGAACAG GAGCGGGCGTATATGATGCTGACGATGAACAGTGAGGTCAGTGACTATGGGagctgggaaactggaagctaTGTATACGAAGAGGATGAGGACGAGTACGAAACAGATGATGATCCTCAGGGAGATGCGCCAAATGTTAATGCTCATGAAgatgatcaagaagatgaaggCAGGAATGctgacgaagaagaagttggGTATTCAGATGATGAAGCCTTTGCTAGAGCTATTCAGGAAGCTGAGGAAAGGGAAATGGCAGATAGGTTGTCTGCCTTAACTGGGTTGGCAAATC GGGTTGAAGATCTGGAAGAGGATGATCATACTTCTCAG GATGCCTGGGATGAGATGGATCCTGATGAGCTTTCATATGAG GAGTTGCTTGCGCTTGGCGATATTGTGGGAACCGAGAGTAGAGGATTGTCTGCTGATACAATTGCATCTTTGCCTTCAAAAAGATATAAAGATGGAGACAATCAGAACGGAACCAATGAATC TTGTGTTATATGTCGTCTGGActatgaggatgatgatgacttGATACTTCTTCCATGCAAACATTCTTACCACTCGGAGTGCATAAATAACTGGTTGAAGATAAACAAG AGTTGCCCGGTATGCAGCGCAGAAGTTTCAACTTCCACGGCTGGACAAAGCTAA